One part of the Ailuropoda melanoleuca isolate Jingjing chromosome 6, ASM200744v2, whole genome shotgun sequence genome encodes these proteins:
- the TMPPE gene encoding transmembrane protein with metallophosphoesterase domain: MAIFRQLSLGAKAALAAGTVFVSMIVSRSYLAGNLELRAWRWLFRLQLALFANSLMLIGSLYIWRSAVSNLTHSPVAESACFQLWKMAVVAFLALAHSSFFTMLFLVAEEPYLFSLAAYSCLGAYIIMVFFLCTLSGMEQAYQLLAWHSGRVVGSLDKTRKLAVRPALAVAVTAVLSVVGLLNAAQPPAVKTVEVPIHQLPPSMDRLKVVLLSDIHLGPTVGRTKMEMFVRMVNGLDPDVTVIVGDLCDSEASVLRTAVAPLGRLHSRLGTYFVTGNHEYYTSDVSNWFALLESLNVKPLHNENVKISATGAQHGGGEDEDWICLAGVDDIEADILHYSGHGMDLVKALGGCSPDHTTVLLAHQPLAAKRALQARPDINLILSGHTHAGQIFPLNVAAYLLNPFFAGLYQVAQTTFVYVSPGTAYYGIPMRLGSRAEITELILQRAP; the protein is encoded by the coding sequence ATGGCGATCTTCAGGCAGCTGTCCTTGGGTGCAAAGGCTGCCCTGGCTGCTGGCACTGTCTTCGTGTCCATGATTGTGTCCCGCTCCTATCTGGCCGGGAACCTTGAGCTCAGGGCCTGGCGTTGGCTGTTCCGCCTGCAGCTTGCCCTGTTTGCCAACTCACTTATGCTCATTGGCTCCCTCTACATCTGGCGTAGTGCAGTCAGCAACCTCACCCACTCCCCAGTCGCAGAGTCTGCCTGTTTTCAGCTTTGGAAGATGGCTGTTGTAGCATTTCTGGCCCTGGCCCATTCCAGTTTCTTCACCATGCTCTTTTTAGTGGCCGAGGAGCCCTATCTCTTTTCCTTGGCAGCCTACTCCTGCCTCGGGGCATACATCATCATGGTCTTCTTCCTCTGTACCCTCAGTGGCATGGAGCAGGCCTACCAGCTCTTGGCCTGGCACAGTGGTAGGGTCGTGGGCAGCCTTGACAAGACAAGGAAGCTGGCGGTCAGGCCGGCCCTGGCAGTGGCAGTGACCGCCGTGCTCAGCGTGGTTGGGCTCCTGAACGCCGCCCAGCCCCCAGCCGTGAAAACCGTGGAGGTGCCCATTCATCAGCTGCCTCCCTCGATGGACAGGCTCAAGGTCGTGCTCCTCTCAGACATTCACTTGGGCCCCACAGTGGGCAGGACCAAGATGGAGATGTTCGTGCGGATGGTGAATGGGCTGGACCCAGATGTCACTGTGATCGTGGGTGACCTCTGTGATTCAGAAGCCTCTGTCCTCCGCACCGCTGTAGCTCCTCTGGGCCGGCTGCACTCACGCCTCGGCACCTACTTCGTCACAGGGAATCACGAGTACTACACGTCAGACGTCAGCAACTGGTTTGCGCTTCTGGAATCCCTGAACGTCAAGCCCCTTCACAATGAGAACGTGAAGATTTCGGCCACGGGGGCCCAGCACGGGGGTGGTGAGGATGAGGACTGGATCTGCTTGGCTGGGGTAGACGACATCGAAGCAGACATCCTGCACTACTCCGGCCACGGCATGGATCTCGTCAAGGCCCTGGGGGGCTGCAGCCCCGACCACACCACTGTCTTGCTAGCTCACCAGCCACTGGCTGCCAAGAGAGCCCTGCAGGCTCGGCCAGATATCAACCTGATTCTTTCCGGGCACACGCATGCTGGGCAAATCTTCCCCTTGAACGTGGCAGCCTATCTCTTGAACCCCTTCTTCGCTGGCCTCTACCAAGTGGCCCAGACTACATTTGTATATGTCAGCCCAGGCACAGCCTACTATGGGATACCCATGAGATTGGGGAGCAGGGCGGAGATTACGGAGCTCATCCTGCAGCGGGCTCCCTGA